One genomic region from Drosophila busckii strain San Diego stock center, stock number 13000-0081.31 chromosome 3R, ASM1175060v1, whole genome shotgun sequence encodes:
- the LOC108604802 gene encoding transcription termination factor 5, mitochondrial → MLRSSQIQTTLLARSFVYITHRHAATKKSSNKQEKLKASKNPSGQFELSTEESLNAGYLARTLGSNYRSWAAALEKHPELKTVKRKDLLSSYDTLKSLKYSVDEIVTKPMIIYYGASTLSNRHSVLVECGFQNITIQTLSKFVTVINKPINLLKAYNYIPYDVNVRNRLIECFTDVMLQGVTQLAEDESITMKALRQGMLNLYLRQRLRMDDADLQKLWRVYSRVRHKSFRSVQDIIELLLTEFKFTAERLRKNSFLLYGDADNVRRILNEIPTINGINIRDIGYRRPKILMSTCDSLKQTLQHVRTFGISEDAVLRCLEVLTLGPDTVLERLRELHEIEQLQVLGSNPRVLRLVHYQNKARLRLDYLNQLKVRCASLHILSCGSEAFAKFARDGSDRTKGRDIVVYLSNILDKDEQLLRNRLLRHPNWCHIPVLHIKQCLEYLQSKKFKLEEIFENIHLLLYPIKRIEEKLHLLQVPDALEELQLPLTDIHQLSNNETLTIILYLIESEFHFTGDGIWTEQHTHHVENFNNLLPDFPESLNKVYKYGVKPSEKIIMQHL, encoded by the exons atgctgcGAAGTAGCCAAATTCAAACGACATTGCTGGCTCGAAGCTTTGTCTACATTACACATCGGCATGCCGCAACAAAGAAGTCTAGTAACAAACAGGAGAAATTAAAAGCATCAAAGAATCCTTCCGGACAGTTTGAGTTGTCAACGGAGGAATCGTTGAATGCAGGTTACTTAGCCCGCACGTTAG GTAGCAATTATCGTTCTTGGGCAGCAGCCTTAGAGAAACACCCAGAGTTGAAAACCGTCAAGCGTAAGGATTTACTTAGCTCTTATGACACTCTGAAGTCGCTAAAATACAGTGTAGACGAGATTGTTACCAAACCTATGATTATTTACTATGGTGCATCTACCTTATCTAATCGGCATAGTGTGCTGGTCGAGTGTGGCTTCCAGAACATCACCATTCAAACATTGTCCAAGTTCGTTACAGTCATCAACAAGCCCATAAACTTGCTCAAGGCTTACAACTACATACCCTATGATGTGAATGTGCGTAACCGGCTTATAGAATGTTTCACGGACGTAATGCTGCAGGGCGTAACTCAATTGGCGGAAGATGAGAGTATTACCATGAAGGCGTTGCGTCAAGGAATGCTTAACCTATACTTGCGGCAACGTCTACGAATGGACGATGCCGATCTACAGAAGCTGTGGCGTGTGTATTCACGTGTGCGCCACAAAAGCTTTCGTTCCGTGCAGGATATTATAGAGCTATTGCTCACTGAATTCAAATTTACTGCTGAGCGGTTGCGTAAAAATAGTTTTCTGCTGTACGGCGATGCGGACAATGTGCGTCGCATTCTCAATGAAATACCCACTATCAATGGCATTAATATACGTGACATTGGCTATCGTAGACCTAAAATATTAATGTCCACATGCGACTCCTTGAAGCAAACACTGCAACATGTACGAACTTTTGGTATTAGTGAGGATGCAGTGCTGCGCTGTCTCGAAGTTCTAACTCTCGGGCCAGATACAGTGTTGGAGCGTCTCCGTGAACTTCATGAAATCGAGCAGCTACAGGTGCTAGGGAGCAATCCGCGCGTGCTACGTTTGGTGCATTATCAAAACAAAGCACGACTGAGGCTCGATTACCTAAATCAACTAAAGGTTCGCTGTGCCTCATTGCATATACTATCCTGTGGCTCTGAAGCTTTTGCGAA ATTTGCTCGTGATGGCTCAGATCGCACCAAGGGTCGCGACATTGTTGTTTATCTTAGCAATATTTTGGATAAGGATGAACAGCTGCTGCGGAATCGCCTCTTACGACATCCAAACTGGTGTCATATACCCGTCTTGCATATCAAACAATGTCTGGAATacttgcaaagcaaaaaattcaagCTCGAAGAAATCTTTGAAAACATACACCTGTTGTTATATCCAAT CAAACGTATTGAGgagaaattgcatttgctgcaggTACCTGATGCCTTGGAAGAGCTACAACTTCCCTTAACTGATATTCACCAACTAAGCAACAATGAGACtcttacaattattttgtatctTATCGAATCAGAGTTTCATTTCACTGGTGATGGCATTTGGACCGAGCAGCATACGCATCATGTAGAAAACTTCAATAATTTGTTGCCAGATTTTCCGGAGAGTctcaacaaagtgtataaatatgGCGTGAAGCCGTCCGAGAAGATAATCATGCAACATTTATAG
- the LOC108604803 gene encoding putative tRNA (cytidine(32)/guanosine(34)-2'-O)-methyltransferase 2, with translation MGKTAKDKRDIFYRLAKEQGWRARSAFKLLQAEETFHLMEGVTRAVDLCAAPGSWSQVLAKHMYEPKTEEERKNVKIIAVDMQGMAPIDGVTQLRADITKESTAQTIIDFFGGQKAQLVVSDGAPDVTGQHEFDVYMQAQLLLSALSIATHILEEGGSFMGKVYRADNTSSVYLQLQRFFKDVCVFKPSACRNSSIEAFVVARQFTMPTDYVPCNLTTEWHTQTNEWIRDIRGVEPDPVVHLPFVAHNGIYDADMTYDLGDDYNQIDAVQQPLTAAYQDVLEKTKTMSIKYDAVTVRHDDE, from the exons ATGGGTAAAACAGCAAAGGACAAGCGCGATATTTTTTACCGTTTGGCCAAGGAACAAGGTTGGCGTGCACGTAGTGCTTTTAAACTGCTCCAAGCTGAggaaacatttcatttaatggAAG GTGTTACTCGAGCTGTTGATTTATGTGCGGCACCAGGCAGTTGGTCGCAGGTTCTGGCCAAGCATATGTATGAGCCTAAAACAGAAGAGGAGCGCAAAAATGTTAAGATCATTGCGGTAGACATGCAAGGCATGGCGCCAATTGATGGTGTTACACAGTTGCGGGCCGACATTACGAAGGAGTCGACAGCACAAACTATTATTGACTTCTTTGGCGGCCAAAAGGCGCAACTGGTGGTCAGCGATGGTGCTCCCGATGTCACTGGCCAGCACGAGTTTGATGTCTATATGCAAGCACAGTTGCTCTTATCCGCACTGAGTATTGCCACCCACATACTAGAGGAAGGCGGCTCCTTTATGGGCAAAGTATATCGTGCAGATAATACAAGCAGTGTATATCTGCAGTTGCAACGCTTCTTTAAGGATGTCTGTGTATTTAAGCCATCCGCTTGTCGTAACTCTAGCATCGAGGCATTTGTCGTAGCCCGACAGTTCACCATGCCCACAGATTACGTACCTTGCAATCTTACTACTGAGTGGCACACACAAACGAATGAGTGGATAAGAGACATAAGAGGCGTTGAACCCGATCCTGTAGTCCATCTGCCTTTTGTGGCTCACAATGGTATTTATGACGCCGATATGACATATGACTTG GGCGACGATTACAACCAAATTGATGCCGTTCAGCAGCCCTTAACCGCCGCCTACCAAGATGTGTTGGAGAAAACAAAGACAATGTCCATCAAATACGATGCAGTAACCGTAAGACACGACGACGAGTAG
- the LOC108601612 gene encoding uncharacterized protein LOC108601612 — MNFVTAIFGGASVRFTAEEYAEKFLEAVVADPENWLYQEAHHFVGECFAALGLTFNVSLEAFSQSQDQPYHIDNVNYIFDADPFVLEGVEAFLRELPAVLAEYGRTLAANEPSSDSLKELYDKTQPLPCYFRVVSIWIEVVHAITSKLPDAVVKYICEPVARLSFSILRGLVQLLPDYVEQFPQLKGICLSLTVAARYGIFYEATCKFMLPCILEIFKEHNKLFCGVDCALSFIYHVCNVEMPHKMWYIEVYKFLETMMEKFAREQQRDSNGHLYLRLFTNDLITTKYLAIPFDALKIRNHNALLLATLHYLHTLQRHIVSAEVFPGRFLMQILQVLIFSPRASDPVCKLAAKLYITLAQRQYQETEIFVHILETFYKSVHGTNKCSTYELLMSNLSRYLTKLLPQFGPLGKFKFYTQVLQSQNIRDEMGIVIIQAICALFQHYTMEYASSEAAKREIRQLLRDWPKLVDLTANQPRNRTVLLSLYSAVDFNAVSENDLQLLIDLENFCVHIFLDDKTLSGVEYLALFSNICRSVDVTGNEQILLDTAQSLQYEYIEISMEIINFEQPSPQHKLEAYAHFQYGYECLAFMLALLFRERQQLPNVNEHNAKLKDLSQELYPICVLKLSNTVDDMPQTSSLFCAITILLMGLPHCIELDEPTYDALQNQLIIMSVGTHIGNLQRNCMLEMFVHFSQLHASLIPLPHKRLWRMLLLFKMPPMQRELSRFIGVLIEHRVELYVHCLAVIHLKVFNDSTPTNRVAVVLRGYLQPIDQHASLKDAWLLRVLIFKKSLSVMVRNLKARRMDSAAQRQRNLRPLVHFMPLVERLCLEECHFKNIADLLRKLKSDCFAAVDAKELDKFITHISRHKYRCEDEQAETATDKTVLQPQPAGPLNLWQTLAFTDNNENAQV; from the exons atgaattttgttaCTGCAATTTTCGGTGGAGCTTCTGTGCGA TTTACTGCAGAGGAATATGCCGAAAAGTTTCTAGAAGCAGTTGTGGCAGATCCAGAGAATTGGCTGTACCAAGAGGCGCATCATTTTGTGGGCGAATGCTTTGCAGCATTGGGCTTGACATTCAATGTGAGCTTGGAAGCGTTTAGCCAATCCCAAGATCAGCCGTACCACATTGATAATGTCAACTATATCTTCGATGCTGATCCTTTTGTGCTTGAGGGCGTAGAGGCGTTTCTAAGAGAGCTGCCTGCAGTGTTGGCGGAGTATGGACGCACTTTAGCAGCTAATGAACCAAGCTCTGACTCTCTAAAGGAGCTGTATGATAAGACGCAACCATTGCCCTGCTATTTTCGGGTTGTTAGCATTTGGATAGAAGTGGTGCACGCCATTACGAGTAAATTGCCCGATGCTGTTGTAAAGTATATCTGCGAGCCGGTTGCACGTCTCTCATTCAGCATACTGCGCGGTTTAGTGCAACTACTCCCTGATTATGTCGAGCAGTTCCCTCAGCTTAAGGGAATTTGCCTATCGCTGACTGTCGCCGCGCGCTATGGCATTTT CTATGAAGCCACATGCAAGTTTATGCTGCCATGCATCCTGGAAATTTTCAAAGAGCACAATAAGCTGTTCTGTGGCGTAGATTGCGCCTTGTCCTTCATCTACCATGTCTGCAATGTTGAg ATGCCGCACAAAATGTGGTATATCGAGGTATATAAGTTCTTGGAAACTATGATGGAAAAGTTTGCCAGGGAACAGCAACGCGACTCCAACGGTCATCTTTATCTGCGTCTGTTCACCAACGATCTGATAACTACCAAATATCTGGCCATACCATTTGATGCACTCAAAATACGCAACCACAATGCTCTGTTGTTGGCAACACTGCATTATTTGCACACGCTCCAGCG TCATATTGTCAGCGCCGAGGTGTTTCCAGGACGTTTTCTGATGCAAATATTACAAGTGCTGATATTTTCACCGCGTGCCTCCGATCCCGTTTGCAAACTGGCCGCAAAACTCTATATTACGCTGGCCCAACGTCAATATCAGGAGACggaaatatttgtgcatattCTAGAGACCTTTTACAAGTCGGTGCACGGCACAAACAAATGCTCTACCTATGAACTGCTCATGTCCAACTTAAGTCGCTATCTAACTAAATTGTTGCCGCAATTTGGCCCATTgggtaaatttaaattctatacTCAAGTCCTACAATCGCAAAACATTCGGGATGAGATGGGCATTGTGATTATTCAAGCAATATGTGCGCTTTTCCAACACTACACAATGGAGTATGCCTCCTCAGAGGCTGCTAAGCGTGAGATTCGCCAGCTACTACGGGACTGGCCAAAGCTCGTTGATCTGACCGCCAATCAACCTAGAAATAGAACAGTGCTTCTTAGCCTATACAGCGCCGTGGATTTTAATGCAGTATCTGAAAACGACTTGCAG CTTCTCATCGACCTGGAGAACTTTTGTGTACACATCTTCCTTGATGACAAGACACTCAGCGGCGTAGAGTATTTGGCACTCTTTTCAAACATTTGCCGCTCTGTGGATGTCACAGGCAATGAGCAGATACTGCTTGATACTGCGCAGAGTTTACAATATGAATACATTGAAATATCCATGGAGATAATCAATTTCGAGCAGCCAAGCCcacagcataaacttgagGCGTATGCACACT TTCAATATGGGTACGAATGCTTGGCGTTTATGCTAGCGCTTTTGTTTCGTGAACGACAGCAACTGCCCAATGTTAATGAGCACAACGCAAAGCTGAAGGACTTGTCTCAGGAATTGTATCCCATCTGCGTGCTCAAGCTGTCCAATACGGTGGATGACATGCCACAGACCAGTAGCCTGTTTTGTGCCATAACCATTTTGCTAATGGGTCTGCCACATTGCATTGAGCTGGATGAGCCAACCTATGATGCACTGCAAAATCAGCTAATCATAATGTCTGTTGGTACGCATATAGGCAATTTACAACGCAACTGCATGCTAGAGATGTTTGTGCATTTTAGCCAGTTGCATGCCTCCCTTATTCCTCTGCCTCACAAACGACTATGGAGAATGCTTCTGCTGTTTAAGATG ccaCCCATGCAACGTGAACTGAGCCGTTTTATTGGCGTGCTTATCGAGCATCGTGTTGAGCTTTATGTCCACTGTCTTGCCGTTATCCACCTAAAGGTCTTCAATGACAGCACGCCCACAAATCGTGTGGCTGTTGTTTTGCGAGGGTATCTGCAGCCGATTGATCAGCATGCCAGCCTCAAGGATGCATGGCTGCTGCGCGTTCTCATTTTTAAGAAATCTCTCTCAGTCATGGTCAGAAATCTAAAAGCGCGACGCATGGATTCAGCCGCACAGCGTCAACGTAATTTACGACCCCTGGTACACTTCATGCCATTAGTAGAAAGGCTGTGCCTAGAAGAGTGTCACTTTAAGAATAT CGCTGACTTGCTCCGTAAGCTTAAATCAGATTGCTTTGCGGCTGTAGATGCAAAAGAGCTGGACAAGTTCATAACGCATATAAGTAGACATAAATACCGCTGCGAAGATGAACAGGCTGAGACGGCAACTGATAAGACTGTGCTGCAACCTCAGCCTGCAGGACCTCTCAATTTGTGGCAGACTCTAGCTTTTACTGATAACAACGAGAACGCTCAAGTATAG